In Candidatus Paceibacterota bacterium, the sequence GCCCAGAGCATGAAGGCCTGTTGCTCCACTCGGTCTATCACCTTCCCAACGGCTGGGATTATGTCGCGGCTGGCCAAAAGGTGCCGAACGGCGAGAGCTCGATGTGGGGCGACTACCATGCCCGTGAGTTGGCGCTGCTGTTACTCCGCGAAGCTCGCTGCGACAGGTATTTCAGCTTCTTCGTGGCGGGTGGGTGAGAATCCGGGAACAGGAAAGCGATCCCAGCCGTCAAGCTCCCCACTGTTTTATCCCCTTGGTTGGCATTACTCCGGCTCGTCCGCTATGGGCGGTTGATCTCGGTTAAGGGCAGAGTCGGCGGTATAGACAGCGATGCCCAGCCAGCAGAGTGCGAAACTGGCGAGCTTGATCCGGTCCAACGGCTCGTGAAACACCAGCACGGCAACCAGCAGTTGACCAGTTGGGCCGATATACTGAAGGAAACCGATAGTTGATAACTTCAAACGCCGCAGTGCCGCGCCAAACATCAGCAACGGCACAGCCGTGATGATACCGGAAAGCGACAGGATGCTCAACGTGGCGGCGGGGACGATGCGGGTCGGGACGATTGCCAGCGCCACCAGCGCCGCAGGAACAAGAATAGCAGTTTCGACCATCAGACCATGCAGCGAGTTGATGTCCAAGGTCTTGCGTGCCAAGCCGTAGAAACCAAACGTACAGGCAAGCGAAACCGCAATCCAGGGAAACCTCGCGCCGCGCAAGGCCAGGTTGGCAACCGCCACTCCCACGATAGCGACCGCCACCCACTGCCAGCCGCGGAGCCGTTCACGGAGGAAGATCACCCCTAGCGCGACAGAGAGTAGCGGGTTGATGAAGTAGCCCAAACTGCTTTCCACCACCTGATGGCTGCCGACGGCATAGATGAATATCAACCAGTTCAAGGCGATGAGCGCCGAACCACCCGTCAGGAACAGCAAGTTGCGGCGGCTACGCAGCACGGGTTTTACGGCCTTCCATTCACCACGGACCGATACCACCACCCCCAGGAAGAGCGCCGACCAGATAATGCGATGGCACAGCACAATCCACGGCGGCACCTCTGCCACGAAGTGAAAGTAGAGCGGAATCACACCCCAAATGCCATAGGCTCCGATGCCATAAAGCAGGCCAGTGCGCGAACGACGGCGCTTGCCGGTCGGCTCCACCTCGATCATGGCACTTGAATGGTCCGCGCTATTGATCACAATCCAGAAGCTATCAGGTGCCCTACAGCGAGCAACCACCGACCAAGGCCCAAGGCAGCTGCGGTGAACAGAAGCACGTCAATTCAGTACCAACAGCATGTGAGAGTGCTCCAACAATTTTTGAATGCCCACAGCCCAGTCGTCGTCTCATTGTCGCAGTGGTTTGGTAACTGCGCCGGGCCGGCAATTGAAGAGTGGATGGTCGGCCTGGGTTTCATAGTGGCTGGTTCAGGTGGGGGCGGCTCGTTCGTTGGGACGGGCCGCCCTTTTCTACCGGTGAATCC encodes:
- the rarD gene encoding EamA family transporter RarD, giving the protein MINSADHSSAMIEVEPTGKRRRSRTGLLYGIGAYGIWGVIPLYFHFVAEVPPWIVLCHRIIWSALFLGVVVSVRGEWKAVKPVLRSRRNLLFLTGGSALIALNWLIFIYAVGSHQVVESSLGYFINPLLSVALGVIFLRERLRGWQWVAVAIVGVAVANLALRGARFPWIAVSLACTFGFYGLARKTLDINSLHGLMVETAILVPAALVALAIVPTRIVPAATLSILSLSGIITAVPLLMFGAALRRLKLSTIGFLQYIGPTGQLLVAVLVFHEPLDRIKLASFALCWLGIAVYTADSALNRDQPPIADEPE